A genome region from Cognatishimia activa includes the following:
- the nuoF gene encoding NADH-quinone oxidoreductase subunit NuoF translates to MLKDQDRIFTNLYGMHERTLAGAKQRGHWDGTAGIIEKGRDWIIDTMKASGLRGRGGAGFPTGLKWSFMPKESDGRPAYLVVNADESEPGTCKDREIMRHDPHTLIEGCLIASFAMQAHTCYIYLRGEYIREREALQIAIDEAYDAGLLGRNAAGSGWDFDIFLHHGAGAYICGEETALIESLEGKKGMPRMKPPFPAGAGLYGCPTTVNNVESIAVVPTILRRGGEWFAGFGRPNNAGTKLFAISGHVNNPCVVEEAMSITFEELIEKHCGGIRGGWNNLKAVIPGGSSVPCVRGENMRDAIMDFDYLRNDLGSGLGTAAVIVMDNDTDIIKAIWRLSKFYKHESCGQCTPCREGTGWMMRVMDRLVQGNADPEEIDMLWDVTKQVEGHTICALGDAAAWPIQGLIRNFRDEIEDRIKAQQKGRRSAIAAE, encoded by the coding sequence ATGCTCAAGGATCAAGACCGCATCTTTACCAACCTTTACGGTATGCACGAGCGCACGCTTGCGGGCGCGAAGCAGCGTGGCCATTGGGACGGCACGGCGGGGATCATTGAAAAGGGTCGTGACTGGATCATCGACACGATGAAGGCCTCTGGTCTGCGCGGTCGCGGCGGCGCGGGTTTCCCGACAGGCCTTAAGTGGTCCTTCATGCCCAAGGAAAGCGACGGTCGTCCGGCCTATCTGGTCGTGAACGCCGATGAATCCGAGCCTGGCACCTGTAAAGACCGCGAGATCATGCGCCATGATCCGCATACGCTGATTGAAGGCTGTCTGATCGCCTCTTTCGCGATGCAGGCGCATACCTGCTATATCTATCTGCGCGGCGAATATATCCGCGAGCGCGAGGCGCTGCAGATCGCTATTGATGAGGCCTATGACGCGGGTCTGTTGGGTCGCAATGCCGCTGGTTCCGGCTGGGATTTCGATATCTTCCTGCATCACGGGGCTGGCGCTTATATCTGCGGTGAAGAAACCGCGCTGATTGAGAGCCTTGAGGGCAAAAAAGGCATGCCGCGCATGAAACCGCCGTTTCCGGCGGGGGCTGGGCTTTATGGCTGTCCGACCACCGTGAACAACGTGGAATCCATCGCCGTTGTGCCGACGATCCTGCGCCGTGGCGGCGAGTGGTTCGCGGGCTTTGGCCGCCCGAACAATGCGGGCACTAAGCTCTTTGCGATCTCGGGCCATGTGAACAACCCGTGCGTCGTCGAAGAGGCTATGTCGATCACTTTTGAAGAGCTGATCGAAAAGCATTGCGGCGGAATCCGGGGCGGTTGGAACAATCTGAAAGCGGTTATTCCGGGTGGCTCGTCCGTGCCTTGTGTGCGCGGCGAGAACATGCGCGACGCAATCATGGATTTCGACTACCTGCGCAACGATCTGGGCTCGGGCCTTGGCACCGCAGCGGTTATTGTCATGGACAATGACACCGACATCATCAAAGCGATCTGGCGTTTGTCGAAATTCTATAAACACGAGAGCTGCGGTCAGTGTACGCCCTGCCGCGAAGGCACCGGCTGGATGATGCGCGTGATGGATCGTCTGGTGCAGGGCAATGCGGATCCAGAAGAAATCGACATGCTGTGGGATGTGACCAAACAGGTTGAAGGCCACACCATCTGTGCTCTTGGCGATGCGGCGGCTTGGCCGATCCAGGGCCTCATCCGCAACTTCCGCGATGAGATCGAAGACCGCATCAAGGCACAGCAAAAGGGTCGCCGTTCGGCGATCGCTGCCGAGTAA
- a CDS encoding DUF5337 domain-containing protein, with translation MEREKDTAMARKGRTVSLVIAGTLIVWMLLQVIGPMVGLAGRYALLFDFAALAALIWAFVNIYQIWRMRQAEKG, from the coding sequence ATGGAGCGCGAGAAGGACACAGCCATGGCACGCAAGGGACGTACAGTCAGCCTTGTGATCGCCGGAACGCTGATTGTCTGGATGCTTCTTCAAGTCATCGGGCCAATGGTCGGACTGGCGGGGCGCTATGCGCTCTTGTTCGATTTCGCGGCCTTAGCGGCGCTCATCTGGGCGTTTGTGAATATTTATCAGATCTGGCGCATGCGTCAGGCAGAAAAAGGGTAG
- a CDS encoding NADH:ubiquinone oxidoreductase translates to MANGNGNSTHSILRWVIAIGVFLIVYFVAEDAMAWLLAVILGLIAGFIAYWLIGFLLGGDDVPAATSTPAADPAPAPAPVAEPVAEAAPEPEAAPEPAPEPEAAEPEAAPEPVAEPEPAAEAEPEAAPEPAAEAPAEASDSPEVLDGPKGGVADDLKMIKGVGPGLEKTLNELGIYHFSQIAAWGPSDIEWVDARLKFKGRITRDDWVSQAKDMAK, encoded by the coding sequence ATGGCAAACGGAAACGGAAATTCAACGCATAGCATTCTTCGATGGGTCATCGCCATCGGGGTGTTTTTGATCGTTTACTTCGTTGCCGAAGACGCCATGGCGTGGCTTCTGGCCGTGATCTTAGGTCTGATTGCTGGTTTCATAGCTTATTGGCTGATCGGCTTTTTGCTTGGCGGTGATGATGTGCCTGCTGCGACCTCGACCCCAGCGGCAGATCCCGCACCTGCGCCAGCGCCTGTGGCGGAACCTGTTGCAGAAGCCGCGCCTGAGCCAGAAGCGGCTCCCGAACCAGCGCCCGAGCCAGAGGCTGCGGAGCCAGAGGCAGCACCTGAGCCGGTCGCAGAGCCTGAGCCTGCCGCCGAAGCTGAACCAGAGGCCGCGCCTGAACCTGCCGCCGAGGCACCTGCTGAGGCAAGCGATAGCCCAGAAGTTCTGGATGGGCCGAAAGGCGGCGTCGCGGATGATCTGAAAATGATCAAAGGCGTGGGCCCAGGTCTTGAGAAAACACTGAATGAACTTGGCATTTACCATTTCTCACAGATCGCGGCCTGGGGCCCGTCTGACATCGAATGGGTCGATGCACGCCTCAAGTTCAAAGGCCGGATCACGCGGGACGATTGGGTGTCGCAGGCCAAGGACATGGCGAAGTAA
- a CDS encoding NADH-quinone oxidoreductase subunit E, with the protein MLRRLYHEQPESFAFTAANQAWAEAQMTKYPEGRQASAVIPLLWRAQEQEGWLSKPAIEAVADLLGMAYIRVLEVASFYFMFQLQPVGSVAHLQICGTTSCMICGAEDLIAVCKEKIAERPHELSADGKFSWEEVECLGACANAPMAQIGKDYYEDLTAARLGEMIDEMARGEVPVPGPQNGRYAAEPLNGLTSLGEFDSGKTKYNASAQLATDLGDSIKRIDGTEVPLTTPWIGKDGKVAGRDAADPTPAAAERPKSAAQQGQKPAKKAPAKKAAPKAEKAAAGATEVKEKAPRRMKAARKAGADDLKQLKGVGPKLEQTLNELGFYHFDQIAKWTEAEVAWVDSRLKFKGRIERDGWIEQAKILAEGGETEFSKKVSKGDVY; encoded by the coding sequence ATGCTGCGTCGTCTTTATCACGAACAACCTGAAAGCTTTGCCTTCACAGCCGCCAATCAGGCCTGGGCCGAAGCGCAGATGACTAAGTATCCTGAGGGTCGCCAAGCCTCTGCCGTGATCCCACTTTTGTGGCGCGCGCAGGAGCAAGAGGGCTGGCTGTCTAAGCCAGCCATCGAGGCGGTCGCGGATCTCTTGGGCATGGCCTATATCCGTGTGCTTGAGGTCGCGTCCTTCTACTTTATGTTCCAACTGCAACCTGTTGGTTCCGTTGCGCATTTGCAGATTTGCGGCACGACGTCCTGCATGATCTGCGGCGCCGAAGATCTGATCGCAGTTTGCAAAGAAAAGATCGCCGAACGCCCGCATGAGCTGTCTGCAGATGGCAAGTTTTCATGGGAAGAGGTCGAATGCCTTGGCGCCTGTGCAAACGCTCCAATGGCGCAGATCGGCAAGGACTACTACGAAGACCTGACGGCTGCACGCCTTGGCGAAATGATCGACGAAATGGCACGTGGCGAGGTTCCGGTCCCGGGTCCTCAGAACGGTCGCTACGCGGCAGAGCCTCTGAACGGGTTAACCTCTTTGGGTGAGTTTGACTCTGGCAAAACCAAGTACAACGCGTCTGCACAACTGGCGACCGATTTGGGCGACAGCATCAAGCGGATCGATGGCACTGAGGTGCCTTTGACCACGCCTTGGATTGGCAAAGACGGCAAAGTCGCGGGTCGCGATGCGGCGGATCCGACGCCCGCGGCGGCAGAACGTCCGAAGTCAGCCGCGCAGCAAGGCCAAAAACCTGCCAAGAAAGCACCTGCAAAGAAAGCCGCGCCCAAGGCCGAGAAAGCCGCCGCAGGGGCTACCGAGGTTAAGGAAAAAGCACCGCGCCGCATGAAAGCTGCGCGCAAAGCCGGTGCAGACGATCTGAAACAATTGAAAGGTGTGGGACCAAAGCTTGAGCAGACGCTCAACGAGCTTGGCTTCTATCACTTTGACCAAATTGCAAAATGGACCGAGGCCGAAGTGGCGTGGGTCGACTCTCGCTTGAAATTCAAAGGTCGCATTGAACGCGATGGTTGGATCGAGCAAGCCAAGATTTTGGCAGAGGGTGGAGAGACCGAGTTCTCTAAGAAAGTATCTAAAGGTGACGTCTACTAA
- a CDS encoding NADH-quinone oxidoreductase subunit D — protein sequence MDGSKFDDGSVDALQGEQKIRNFNINFGPQHPAAHGVLRLVLELDGEIVERCDPHVGLLHRGTEKLMESRTYLQNLPYFDRLDYVAPMNQEHAWCLAIEKLTGTEVPRRAQLIRVLFCEIGRVLNHLMNVTTQAMDVGALTPPLWGFEDREELMIFYERACGARLHANYFRPGGVHQDITDKLLDDIEEWAITFPARLDNIDGLLTENRIFKQRNVDIAVVDQETVLQYGFSGVMARSAGLAWDLRRAQPYECYDEFEFQIPVGKNGDCYDRYLMRMEEMRQSVSIIRQAIVKLREATGDVLARGKLTPPKRSDMKTSMESLIHHFKLYTEGFHVPAGEVYAAVEAPKGEFGVYLVADGTNQPYRAKIRAPGYAHLQACDHLSKGHQLADVAAIIGTMDIVFGEIDR from the coding sequence ATGGACGGCTCCAAGTTTGACGACGGCAGCGTAGACGCGCTGCAGGGCGAACAGAAAATCCGCAACTTTAACATCAACTTCGGCCCGCAGCACCCTGCGGCGCACGGCGTGTTGCGTCTGGTTCTGGAACTGGACGGCGAGATCGTAGAACGCTGCGACCCGCACGTCGGCCTGCTGCACCGTGGCACCGAAAAGCTGATGGAAAGCCGCACCTATTTGCAGAACCTGCCGTATTTTGACCGGCTGGATTATGTGGCGCCGATGAATCAGGAACACGCCTGGTGTCTGGCCATTGAAAAGCTGACAGGTACCGAGGTGCCGCGTCGCGCCCAGCTGATCCGCGTTTTGTTCTGCGAAATCGGTCGTGTTCTCAACCACTTGATGAACGTCACCACCCAAGCGATGGACGTCGGCGCGCTGACCCCGCCGCTCTGGGGCTTTGAAGACCGCGAAGAGCTGATGATCTTTTACGAACGGGCCTGTGGCGCGCGTCTGCACGCGAACTACTTCCGTCCCGGCGGCGTGCATCAGGACATCACCGACAAGCTCTTGGACGATATCGAGGAATGGGCGATTACCTTCCCAGCGCGTCTGGACAATATCGATGGGCTGTTGACCGAAAACCGGATCTTTAAGCAGCGTAACGTTGATATCGCCGTCGTGGATCAGGAAACCGTGCTGCAATATGGCTTCTCTGGCGTCATGGCACGCTCTGCTGGCCTTGCGTGGGACCTGCGTCGTGCACAGCCTTATGAGTGCTACGACGAGTTCGAGTTCCAGATCCCTGTGGGCAAGAACGGCGACTGCTATGACCGTTACCTTATGCGTATGGAAGAAATGCGCCAGTCTGTATCGATCATCCGCCAAGCTATCGTGAAACTGCGCGAAGCCACCGGCGACGTGTTGGCGCGGGGCAAGCTGACGCCACCAAAACGGTCTGATATGAAGACCTCGATGGAGAGCCTCATCCATCACTTCAAGCTTTACACCGAAGGCTTCCACGTCCCTGCGGGCGAGGTCTATGCTGCGGTTGAAGCACCGAAAGGTGAGTTTGGCGTTTATCTGGTCGCCGACGGCACAAACCAGCCCTATCGCGCCAAGATCCGCGCGCCGGGATATGCGCATTTGCAGGCCTGTGACCACCTGTCCAAAGGCCACCAGCTGGCTGATGTGGCCGCGATCATCGGCACCATGGATATCGTTTTTGGGGAGATTGACCGTTAA
- a CDS encoding NADH-quinone oxidoreductase subunit C has protein sequence MSEALNELGALIEAKRTDCVLAWDVSFGELNIDVAPSNLLAFVEFLKTEPTCKFSTLIDITAVDYPERAKRFDVVYHFLSMHQNQRVRLRVSIREEDMVPSIVPVHAGANWFEREVFDMFGIIFTDHPDLRRLLTDYGFRGHPLRKDFPTTGYTEVRYDEELKRVVYEPVSLTQEYRQFDFMSPWEGANYILPGDEKQEEAK, from the coding sequence ATGAGTGAAGCACTGAACGAACTGGGCGCTCTGATCGAGGCCAAACGTACCGATTGCGTCCTGGCGTGGGACGTCAGCTTCGGCGAGCTGAACATTGACGTGGCCCCAAGCAACCTCTTGGCCTTTGTCGAGTTCCTGAAAACCGAGCCGACCTGCAAATTCTCGACCCTGATCGACATTACCGCTGTGGACTATCCAGAGCGGGCGAAACGCTTTGACGTGGTCTATCACTTCCTGTCCATGCACCAGAACCAACGGGTGCGCTTGCGGGTCTCGATCCGCGAAGAGGATATGGTGCCGTCTATCGTACCTGTCCATGCAGGCGCGAATTGGTTTGAACGCGAAGTCTTTGATATGTTTGGGATTATCTTCACAGATCACCCAGACCTGCGCCGCCTGCTTACTGACTATGGGTTCCGTGGCCATCCGTTGCGCAAAGACTTCCCAACCACTGGATACACGGAAGTGCGTTACGACGAAGAGCTCAAGCGTGTTGTCTATGAGCCGGTGAGCCTGACGCAAGAATACCGTCAGTTTGATTTCATGTCCCCTTGGGAGGGCGCGAATTACATCCTGCCGGGTGACGAAAAGCAGGAGGAGGCGAAATGA
- a CDS encoding NuoB/complex I 20 kDa subunit family protein: MGVVTGANSAGADKEVATQALNAELQDKGFLLTSTEDIINWARTGSLHWMTFGLACCAVEMIQLSMPRYDLERFGTAPRASPRQSDLMIVAGTLTNKMAPALRKVYDQMPEPRYVISMGSCANGGGYYHYSYSVVRGCDRVVPVDVYVPGCPPTAEALLYGILQLQRKIRRTGTLVR, from the coding sequence ATGGGAGTAGTGACAGGTGCGAACTCTGCGGGTGCTGACAAAGAAGTCGCGACGCAGGCTCTGAATGCCGAGCTACAGGACAAGGGCTTTCTGCTGACCTCGACCGAGGACATTATCAACTGGGCCCGGACCGGCTCGCTGCACTGGATGACCTTTGGTCTGGCGTGCTGTGCTGTGGAAATGATCCAGCTGTCGATGCCGCGTTACGATCTGGAACGCTTTGGCACCGCGCCGCGCGCGTCTCCGCGTCAGTCGGATTTGATGATCGTGGCCGGAACCCTGACCAACAAAATGGCCCCTGCGCTGCGCAAGGTCTATGACCAGATGCCAGAGCCGCGTTATGTGATTTCCATGGGATCTTGCGCGAATGGTGGTGGCTACTATCACTATTCCTATTCGGTTGTGCGCGGCTGCGACCGGGTTGTTCCTGTCGACGTCTATGTACCAGGCTGCCCTCCGACAGCGGAAGCACTGCTTTACGGGATCCTGCAGTTGCAACGTAAGATCCGCCGCACAGGGACTTTGGTACGATGA
- a CDS encoding NADH-quinone oxidoreductase subunit A produces MEEMLREYLPILVFLAIAIALGLVLILAAVVVAVRNPDPEKVSAYECGFNAFDDARMKFDVRFYLVSILFIIFDLEIAMLFPWAVAFKDISMVGFWSMMVFLGVLTIGFAYEWKKGALEWE; encoded by the coding sequence GTGGAAGAGATGCTGAGGGAGTACCTCCCGATCCTCGTGTTTCTGGCCATCGCCATTGCACTTGGCCTTGTTCTTATTCTCGCCGCTGTTGTTGTTGCCGTTCGAAATCCCGACCCTGAAAAAGTCAGCGCTTACGAGTGTGGTTTCAACGCGTTTGACGATGCGCGGATGAAGTTCGACGTCCGGTTCTATCTGGTCTCGATCCTCTTCATCATCTTCGATCTCGAGATCGCGATGCTCTTCCCTTGGGCTGTGGCCTTTAAGGACATCTCGATGGTCGGCTTCTGGTCGATGATGGTGTTCCTGGGCGTTCTGACAATTGGCTTTGCCTATGAGTGGAAGAAGGGGGCCTTGGAATGGGAGTAG
- a CDS encoding crotonase/enoyl-CoA hydratase family protein: MSAFQTIRMETDSRGVATLLLNRAEKHNALSALMIQELTEAARQLGQDADVRVVVLKGAGKSFCAGGDLGWMQEQMAADAETRAREAKALAMMLNALNTLPKPLIGCIEGNAFGGGVGMASVCDVAIAVEGIKMGLTETRLGLIPATIGPYVLARMGEANARRVFMSARLFDAGEAKELGLLAKVVAKDEIDAAVEAEILPYLSAAPEAVARAKRLALALGGNITEETIDHSISELVSCWETETAKEGVSAFFEKRKPRWVS; the protein is encoded by the coding sequence ATGAGCGCGTTTCAAACAATTCGGATGGAGACTGACTCGCGCGGCGTGGCGACGCTTTTGTTGAACCGAGCGGAAAAGCACAATGCGCTTTCGGCCCTGATGATCCAAGAGTTGACGGAAGCGGCAAGGCAATTGGGGCAGGACGCGGATGTTCGGGTCGTTGTGCTGAAGGGGGCCGGCAAGAGTTTCTGCGCAGGCGGTGATCTTGGCTGGATGCAAGAACAGATGGCGGCGGATGCCGAGACCCGTGCGCGCGAAGCCAAAGCGCTCGCAATGATGCTCAATGCTTTAAACACACTGCCCAAACCTTTGATCGGCTGTATTGAAGGCAATGCCTTTGGCGGCGGCGTTGGGATGGCCTCGGTCTGTGATGTGGCGATTGCGGTTGAGGGGATCAAAATGGGTCTCACTGAGACGCGACTTGGTTTGATCCCGGCCACCATCGGCCCCTATGTCCTCGCCCGTATGGGAGAGGCCAATGCGCGACGCGTGTTCATGTCGGCGCGTCTGTTTGATGCAGGCGAGGCAAAAGAGCTTGGGTTGCTCGCCAAGGTGGTGGCCAAAGACGAGATCGATGCGGCCGTTGAGGCCGAGATTTTGCCATACCTGAGCGCTGCACCTGAAGCCGTTGCGCGGGCCAAACGTCTGGCCCTCGCACTTGGGGGTAACATCACCGAAGAGACCATCGATCACAGCATTTCCGAGCTGGTTTCATGCTGGGAAACCGAGACCGCGAAGGAAGGCGTTTCTGCGTTTTTTGAAAAGCGGAAACCGCGTTGGGTTTCTTAG
- a CDS encoding hydroxymethylglutaryl-CoA lyase: protein MSEFVEIFEVGPRDGLQNEKQQIATADKIALVDRLSSAGFRRIEVASFVSPKWVPQMADSADVLAGITRANGVSYAALTPNMRGFDGAVAAKADEIAIFGSASEGFSKANINASIEESLARFAQVAEAAKAQGIPVRGYVSCVSDCPYDGPVAPEQVAKVARDLFDMGCYEISLGDTIGQATPERITAMLKVVSQEVPVEKLAGHYHDTSGRALVNIEASLDQGLRVFDAAVGGLGGCPYAPGAAGNVATEGVQARLEALGYDTGLDADVLAKAADMARAMRTGE from the coding sequence ATGTCTGAGTTTGTTGAGATATTCGAGGTGGGCCCGCGCGATGGTCTGCAGAACGAAAAACAACAGATCGCAACGGCGGACAAGATTGCGCTGGTCGATCGCCTAAGCTCTGCCGGGTTTCGTCGCATCGAAGTGGCGAGTTTTGTGTCCCCGAAATGGGTGCCTCAGATGGCGGATTCTGCGGATGTTTTGGCGGGTATCACGCGGGCAAATGGCGTGTCCTATGCGGCGCTGACTCCCAACATGCGCGGGTTTGACGGCGCGGTTGCGGCCAAAGCGGATGAAATCGCGATTTTTGGCTCGGCGTCTGAGGGGTTCTCAAAGGCCAATATCAACGCCAGCATCGAAGAAAGCCTCGCACGATTTGCACAAGTCGCTGAGGCGGCCAAAGCGCAGGGCATCCCGGTGCGCGGCTATGTAAGCTGCGTTTCGGATTGCCCCTATGACGGGCCCGTCGCGCCAGAGCAGGTTGCGAAGGTCGCGCGGGATCTGTTTGACATGGGCTGCTATGAGATCTCGCTGGGTGACACAATCGGACAAGCCACGCCCGAGCGGATTACCGCGATGCTGAAGGTGGTGAGCCAAGAGGTTCCGGTCGAAAAACTCGCAGGCCATTATCACGACACATCCGGTCGTGCGTTGGTCAATATCGAGGCGTCGCTGGATCAAGGCCTTCGCGTCTTTGATGCGGCGGTCGGTGGGCTAGGGGGCTGCCCTTATGCGCCGGGCGCCGCGGGTAATGTTGCTACCGAAGGGGTTCAGGCACGGCTTGAGGCTTTGGGGTATGACACCGGTTTAGATGCCGACGTTCTGGCAAAAGCGGCTGACATGGCACGGGCCATGCGCACAGGAGAATAA
- a CDS encoding glutathione S-transferase family protein, with translation MITLHHIPYSRSMRIMWLLEEMGLDYDVETYAITDGSLRDPAYLAKSPGGRAPALEIDGQVIFESPAITEYLCETRPEHALGRLAGEAERIAFLQWLSYAETQASTIASLNLQMVFLRPPAKASPVVLKLEVARLKASVKVIEAALDGQDWLLPSGFSAADTMLGFNLFAVPFFVDLAPFPNVRAYIDRIEARPAYQSVLAKEGPQNFYAQDFYPVPEV, from the coding sequence ATGATCACTCTGCATCATATTCCTTACTCGCGCTCGATGCGCATTATGTGGCTGCTGGAAGAAATGGGGCTCGACTATGATGTCGAGACCTACGCGATCACGGATGGATCCCTGCGCGATCCGGCCTATCTCGCAAAATCCCCGGGTGGTCGTGCGCCTGCGTTAGAGATCGACGGGCAGGTGATTTTTGAAAGCCCCGCTATCACCGAATACCTTTGTGAAACGCGGCCGGAGCACGCATTGGGACGTCTGGCCGGAGAGGCTGAGCGCATCGCCTTTCTTCAGTGGCTGTCTTATGCGGAAACCCAGGCCAGCACGATTGCGTCCTTGAATTTGCAGATGGTGTTCTTACGCCCGCCTGCCAAAGCTTCGCCAGTCGTTCTAAAGCTCGAAGTCGCTCGGCTAAAGGCGTCTGTGAAGGTTATTGAGGCAGCTTTGGATGGGCAGGACTGGCTGTTGCCAAGCGGCTTTTCGGCGGCGGATACTATGCTGGGGTTTAACCTTTTCGCTGTGCCATTCTTTGTCGACCTCGCGCCATTTCCAAACGTGCGCGCCTATATCGACCGCATTGAGGCGCGCCCCGCCTATCAATCCGTATTGGCCAAAGAAGGGCCGCAAAACTTCTATGCGCAGGATTTTTATCCTGTTCCCGAGGTTTAG
- a CDS encoding acetyl-CoA carboxylase biotin carboxylase subunit codes for MFQKILIANRGEIACRVIETAQSKGVACVAVHSDVDARAKHVAMADEAVSLGGAAPAESYLRGDAIIEAALATGAEAIHPGYGFLSENPEFVDAVEAAGLVFIGPSSTAIRAMGLKDAAKALMVEAGVPVVPGYHGDNQDAAFLAEEAARIGYPVMIKAVAGGGGKGMRIVETASDFAEALASAQGEAMTGFGNADVLIEKFIQNPRHIEIQVFGDGTRAVHLFERDCSLQRRHQKVLEEAPAPGMTEEVREAMGQAAVRAAEAIGYKGAGTVEFIVDGSDGLRADRFWFMEMNTRLQVEHPVTEAITGVDLVEWQLRVASGEPIPMAQEDLTITGHSFEARLYAEDANNNFLPAIGRISHLKFSDGCRADSGVRAGDEISPFYDPMVAKLITHGATREIALAKMRRALGETELAGTVTNLGFLAKLAAHEGFSKGEVDTGLIARDYDQLIAAQGVTSLIVAQAGLFAVLPSLTPESGFSLWGALRQSFDLSLEEEVYPVAVEVHSPSHIAVQALGDTFEFGCAAGVWTCDGQPVHAHAAERRVITVFAGQSVAFQVVDPLDCQTDADAAGNSVAAPMPGVVKALFVKPGDVVKKGDRLAVLEAMKMEHALLAGMDSVVSEVPCSEGAQVNAGDVLILMEEGAE; via the coding sequence ATGTTTCAAAAGATCCTGATTGCCAATCGCGGAGAGATCGCTTGCCGCGTGATAGAGACCGCTCAGTCGAAGGGTGTGGCCTGTGTGGCGGTGCATTCGGATGTGGATGCGCGCGCGAAGCATGTGGCGATGGCGGATGAGGCGGTGAGCCTTGGCGGAGCTGCGCCTGCAGAGAGCTATTTGCGTGGGGATGCCATTATTGAGGCGGCGCTGGCCACGGGGGCAGAGGCTATTCATCCGGGCTATGGGTTTTTGTCGGAAAATCCTGAGTTTGTTGATGCGGTAGAGGCTGCGGGACTGGTGTTCATTGGGCCAAGCTCTACTGCGATCCGGGCTATGGGGCTTAAGGATGCGGCGAAGGCTTTGATGGTTGAGGCGGGTGTTCCTGTTGTGCCGGGGTATCATGGGGACAATCAGGATGCGGCTTTCTTGGCCGAGGAAGCCGCGCGCATTGGATATCCGGTTATGATCAAGGCTGTTGCTGGAGGTGGTGGCAAAGGGATGCGGATCGTTGAAACCGCGTCTGATTTTGCGGAGGCCTTGGCGAGTGCGCAGGGCGAGGCCATGACGGGCTTTGGCAATGCAGATGTTCTCATCGAGAAGTTCATCCAGAACCCGCGTCATATTGAAATTCAGGTGTTTGGAGACGGGACGCGTGCCGTGCATCTCTTTGAACGCGACTGTTCCTTGCAACGTCGTCACCAGAAGGTGCTTGAGGAAGCGCCAGCGCCTGGCATGACCGAAGAAGTGCGTGAAGCTATGGGGCAGGCGGCCGTCAGGGCTGCGGAGGCGATTGGCTATAAGGGCGCGGGTACTGTTGAGTTTATCGTGGACGGCTCGGACGGTCTTAGGGCGGATCGTTTCTGGTTTATGGAGATGAACACGCGCTTGCAGGTGGAGCATCCTGTGACTGAGGCCATTACGGGCGTGGATCTGGTGGAATGGCAGCTGCGCGTGGCCAGCGGGGAGCCGATCCCTATGGCGCAAGAGGATCTGACGATCACGGGACACAGTTTTGAGGCGCGCCTTTATGCGGAGGATGCGAACAATAATTTCTTGCCAGCGATTGGCCGGATTTCGCACCTGAAGTTCTCGGACGGCTGTCGCGCGGACAGTGGTGTGCGGGCCGGAGATGAGATCTCGCCTTTCTATGATCCGATGGTGGCAAAGTTGATCACCCATGGGGCGACGCGCGAGATTGCGCTTGCCAAGATGCGCCGTGCGCTGGGCGAGACCGAGCTTGCTGGGACAGTGACGAACCTCGGGTTTTTGGCAAAACTGGCTGCTCATGAGGGGTTTTCCAAAGGTGAGGTCGACACGGGCCTGATCGCGCGGGACTATGACCAACTGATCGCAGCACAGGGTGTCACATCTTTGATTGTTGCGCAGGCCGGGTTGTTTGCGGTTCTGCCATCTTTGACCCCAGAAAGCGGGTTCTCGCTTTGGGGCGCTCTGCGCCAAAGCTTTGATCTGTCGCTTGAGGAAGAGGTCTATCCCGTTGCTGTCGAGGTACATAGCCCGTCCCATATTGCGGTCCAAGCGCTGGGCGACACCTTTGAGTTTGGCTGCGCGGCGGGAGTATGGACTTGTGACGGGCAGCCTGTTCATGCGCATGCGGCGGAGCGGCGTGTAATTACAGTCTTTGCGGGTCAAAGCGTGGCGTTTCAGGTCGTTGATCCTTTGGATTGTCAGACCGATGCCGATGCTGCAGGGAATTCTGTGGCCGCTCCGATGCCGGGCGTGGTCAAGGCGCTCTTCGTTAAGCCCGGCGATGTGGTCAAGAAAGGCGACCGGCTTGCGGTGCTCGAGGCCATGAAGATGGAGCACGCTTTGCTTGCTGGCATGGATAGTGTGGTGTCTGAAGTACCTTGTTCGGAAGGGGCTCAGGTCAATGCGGGCGATGTTCTGATCCTAATGGAAGAGGGCGCCGAATGA